Proteins co-encoded in one Vagococcus entomophilus genomic window:
- the gatA gene encoding Asp-tRNA(Asn)/Glu-tRNA(Gln) amidotransferase subunit GatA codes for MAKLNELNLTELHDLLVSKEITATDLTEETFAQIKEKDPKIEAFLALNEEKALEMAKAIDLKGITTENPLAGIPIGIKDNIVTKDLRTTAASKILYNFDPVYDATVMEKLYQSDMIPVGKLNMDEFAMGGSTETSYFKKTKNAWDQTKVPGGSSGGSAAAVASGQIPVSLGSDTGGSIRQPAAFNGIVGLKPTYGRVSRFGLIAFSSSLDQIGPLTRNVKDNALVLNAISGLDERDGTSAGVSVPDFTAGLTGDIKGMKIGIPKEYMGEGVQPEVRKAIEKAVATFKELGATVDEVSLPHSKYGVAVYYIIASSEASSNLQRFDGIRYGYRSKNVQNLEDVYINSRSEGFGLEVKRRIMLGTFSLSSGYYDAYFKKAGQVRTLIKQDFEQVFNDYDLIIGPATPSVAFGLGEISDPVTMYMNDILTIPVNLAGVPGMSIPCGFGKDHLPVGLQIIGKPFDEATMYKAAYAFEQATDYHKEKPAILGGK; via the coding sequence ATGGCGAAATTGAACGAACTGAATTTAACAGAGTTACATGATTTACTTGTATCAAAAGAAATTACAGCAACTGATTTGACGGAAGAAACCTTTGCTCAAATCAAGGAAAAAGATCCTAAGATTGAGGCTTTTTTAGCACTAAATGAAGAAAAAGCGCTCGAAATGGCAAAAGCAATTGATCTTAAAGGCATTACAACTGAAAATCCATTAGCGGGTATTCCAATCGGCATCAAAGACAACATTGTCACAAAGGATTTACGTACAACAGCTGCTAGTAAAATTCTCTACAATTTTGATCCGGTTTATGACGCAACAGTAATGGAAAAGTTGTATCAATCTGACATGATTCCAGTCGGCAAACTGAATATGGACGAGTTTGCTATGGGCGGAAGTACGGAAACTTCTTATTTTAAAAAGACTAAAAATGCTTGGGATCAAACGAAAGTACCAGGAGGGTCCTCTGGCGGCTCAGCAGCAGCAGTTGCTTCAGGTCAAATTCCAGTGTCACTGGGTAGCGATACTGGGGGCAGTATTCGTCAGCCCGCTGCGTTTAACGGAATTGTGGGCTTAAAACCAACTTATGGACGTGTTTCACGGTTTGGATTAATCGCCTTTTCTTCAAGCTTAGATCAAATTGGACCGTTGACACGAAATGTTAAAGACAATGCGCTCGTTTTAAACGCGATTAGTGGGTTAGATGAGCGTGACGGGACTAGTGCTGGTGTTTCTGTACCTGACTTTACCGCAGGGCTTACAGGAGATATTAAGGGCATGAAAATCGGGATTCCAAAAGAGTATATGGGAGAAGGCGTACAACCAGAAGTACGAAAAGCAATCGAAAAAGCAGTTGCCACCTTCAAAGAACTAGGGGCAACAGTGGATGAAGTAAGCTTACCACACTCAAAATACGGGGTGGCAGTTTATTATATTATTGCCTCATCAGAAGCGTCGTCAAACTTACAACGTTTTGATGGGATTCGTTATGGATACCGCTCAAAAAATGTTCAAAACTTGGAAGATGTTTATATAAACTCTCGTTCTGAAGGCTTTGGTTTAGAAGTGAAGCGTCGGATCATGTTAGGAACATTCTCGTTAAGTTCAGGATACTATGATGCGTACTTTAAAAAAGCTGGACAAGTTAGAACCTTAATCAAACAAGATTTTGAACAAGTGTTTAATGATTATGATTTGATTATCGGTCCTGCAACACCATCTGTTGCATTTGGATTGGGTGAGATTAGTGATCCAGTTACAATGTACATGAATGATATTCTAACGATTCCAGTCAACTTAGCAGGAGTACCAGGAATGTCGATTCCTTGTGGATTTGGTAAGGATCATTTGCCTGTAGGGTTACAGATCATCGGAAAACCTTTTGACGAAGCCACCATGTATAAAGCAGCCTATGCGTTTGAACAAGCAACTGATTATCATAAAGAAAAACCAGCAATTTTAGGGGGGAAATAA
- the gatC gene encoding Asp-tRNA(Asn)/Glu-tRNA(Gln) amidotransferase subunit GatC, with the protein MAIHEEEVKHVAKLAKLSFPDEEVHQFTEQLGKIIEMVELLEEVDTTGVPITTSVTPSINVMREDVATTGTSRDELLKNVPESENGYIKVPAIMDNGEAGA; encoded by the coding sequence ATGGCAATTCATGAAGAAGAGGTAAAACATGTAGCAAAACTAGCAAAACTATCTTTTCCTGATGAAGAGGTTCATCAATTTACGGAACAATTAGGAAAAATTATTGAGATGGTAGAGCTTTTAGAAGAAGTCGATACTACAGGTGTACCAATCACTACAAGCGTGACACCAAGTATTAATGTGATGCGTGAAGATGTTGCTACAACGGGTACGAGTCGTGATGAACTGTTGAAAAATGTACCAGAGTCAGAAAACGGCTATATTAAAGTACCAGCAATAATGGATAATGGGGAGGCTGGTGCATAA
- the gatB gene encoding Asp-tRNA(Asn)/Glu-tRNA(Gln) amidotransferase subunit GatB — MNFETVIGLEIHVELNTNSKIFSPTPAHFGAEPNSNTNVIDWSYPGVLPVMNKQALEYGMKAALALNCEISQQTHFDRKNYFYPDNPKAYQISQFDEPIGHDGWIEIEVEGKKKKIRIERVHLEEDAGKNIHGSDGYSYVDLNRQGTPLIEIVSEADMRSPEEAYAYLEAVRSVIQFTGVSDVKMEEGSMRCDANISLRPYGQEEFGTKAELKNLNSMTFVKKGLAFEEKRQARVLLSGGVIEQETRRYDESTGETLLMRVKEGSSDYRYFPEPDIPRFEISDDWVEKIRLSLPELPKSRRERYIKALGLPEYDAQVLTATKEMSDFFEETLKNGADAKQASNWLMGEVSAYLNSEKLELVGTKLTPENLAGMIQLIADGTISSKIAKKVFKELIENGGNAKEVVEAKGLVQLSDPAQLLPIISEILDNNQQSIEDFKNGKDRAVGFLVGQIMKATKGKANPGVVNKLLQEELAKK; from the coding sequence ATGAATTTTGAAACAGTTATTGGGCTAGAAATCCATGTAGAATTAAATACAAATTCGAAAATTTTTTCCCCAACACCAGCTCACTTTGGAGCAGAACCAAATAGCAATACGAATGTGATTGATTGGAGTTATCCAGGTGTCTTGCCTGTAATGAACAAACAAGCACTTGAATACGGGATGAAAGCAGCTTTGGCACTCAACTGCGAAATATCTCAACAGACACATTTCGACCGCAAAAACTATTTTTATCCAGACAATCCAAAAGCGTATCAAATTTCACAGTTTGATGAACCGATTGGACATGATGGCTGGATTGAAATTGAGGTAGAAGGTAAAAAGAAAAAGATTAGAATCGAACGTGTTCATTTAGAAGAAGATGCCGGAAAGAATATCCATGGATCAGATGGCTATTCTTACGTTGACTTAAACCGCCAAGGAACTCCTTTGATTGAGATTGTTTCAGAAGCAGACATGCGGTCACCAGAGGAAGCTTATGCTTATTTGGAGGCTGTAAGATCGGTCATTCAATTTACTGGGGTTAGTGATGTGAAAATGGAAGAAGGCTCTATGCGTTGTGACGCAAATATCTCACTTCGACCTTATGGACAAGAAGAATTTGGGACAAAGGCTGAGCTGAAAAACTTAAACTCGATGACCTTTGTTAAAAAAGGTCTTGCTTTCGAAGAAAAACGTCAAGCACGTGTTCTTCTTTCTGGTGGAGTGATTGAGCAGGAAACTCGCCGCTATGACGAATCCACAGGAGAAACGTTGCTTATGCGTGTCAAGGAAGGGTCAAGTGACTACCGTTATTTCCCAGAACCAGATATTCCACGCTTTGAGATTTCAGATGACTGGGTTGAAAAAATTCGTCTTAGCTTGCCAGAGCTTCCAAAATCTAGACGCGAACGTTACATCAAGGCATTAGGTCTTCCTGAATATGATGCACAGGTTCTTACTGCAACCAAAGAAATGTCTGACTTTTTTGAGGAAACCCTCAAAAACGGTGCAGATGCCAAACAAGCATCAAATTGGTTGATGGGAGAAGTATCTGCTTATTTAAATAGTGAAAAACTAGAGCTTGTAGGCACGAAACTTACCCCTGAAAACTTGGCTGGAATGATTCAATTGATTGCAGATGGAACAATTAGTTCTAAAATTGCTAAAAAAGTCTTCAAAGAGTTGATTGAAAATGGTGGCAATGCAAAAGAAGTTGTAGAAGCAAAAGGGCTCGTTCAATTATCTGATCCAGCGCAATTATTGCCGATTATTTCAGAAATTTTGGACAATAACCAACAGTCTATTGAAGATTTCAAAAATGGAAAAGACCGTGCTGTAGGATTCTTAGTTGGGCAAATTATGAAAGCAACAAAAGGAAAAGCAAATCCAGGAGTTGTGAATAAATTACTTCAAGAAGAATTGGCAAAAAAATAA